From a region of the Streptomyces venezuelae genome:
- a CDS encoding fumarate reductase/succinate dehydrogenase flavoprotein subunit: protein MAQVERQQWDVVVVGAGGAGLRAAIEARERGARTAVICKSLFGKAHTVMAEGGIAASMGNVNEGDNWQVHFRDTMRGGKFLNQWRMAELHAKEAPDRVWELETWGALFDRTPDGKISQRNFGGHEYPRLAHVGDRTGLELIRTLQQKMVQLQQEDFKEYGDYEARLKVFQECTVTRVLKTVSGSGPAAEQRVSGTFCYERESGRFFVLEAPAVVLATGGIGKSFKTTSNSWEYTGDGHALALLAGASLLNMEFVQFHPTGMVWPPSVKGILVTESVRGDGGVLRNSEGKRFMFDYVPDVFKEKYAESEAEGDRWYEDPDHNRRPPELLPRDEVARAINSEVKAGRGSPHGGVFLDVSTRMPAEKIRRRLPSMYHQFKELADVDITAEPMEVGPTCHYVMGGIAVDSDTAATVGVPGLFAAGEVAGGMHGSNRLGGNSLSDLLVFGRRAGLHAARYATSAPRPAVAQAEVDAAATEALAPFHAAEGAENPYTLHQELQTTMNDLVGIIRRAGEMAEALEKLAALRVRASRAGVEGHRQFNPGWHLALDLRNMLLVSECVARAALERTESRGGHTREDCPSMERGWRPVNLLCRPVDPVPADPAADRIALERTRTEPIRPDLLALFEKEELAKYLAEEELYG, encoded by the coding sequence ATGGCTCAAGTGGAACGGCAGCAGTGGGACGTGGTCGTGGTCGGCGCGGGCGGCGCCGGGCTGCGCGCCGCGATCGAGGCCCGCGAGCGCGGCGCCCGTACGGCCGTGATCTGCAAGTCCCTGTTCGGCAAGGCCCATACGGTGATGGCGGAGGGCGGGATCGCCGCTTCCATGGGCAACGTCAACGAGGGCGACAACTGGCAGGTGCACTTCCGCGACACCATGCGCGGGGGCAAGTTCCTGAACCAGTGGCGGATGGCGGAACTCCACGCGAAGGAGGCCCCGGACCGGGTCTGGGAGCTGGAGACCTGGGGCGCGCTCTTCGACCGGACGCCCGACGGGAAGATATCCCAGCGCAACTTCGGCGGACACGAGTACCCGCGCCTCGCCCACGTCGGCGACCGCACCGGCCTGGAGCTGATCCGTACGCTCCAGCAGAAGATGGTCCAGCTCCAGCAGGAGGACTTCAAGGAGTACGGGGACTACGAGGCCCGGCTCAAGGTCTTCCAGGAATGCACGGTCACCCGGGTCCTGAAGACGGTGTCCGGCAGCGGTCCGGCCGCGGAGCAGCGGGTCTCGGGGACCTTCTGCTACGAGCGCGAGTCCGGCCGCTTCTTCGTGCTGGAGGCCCCGGCGGTGGTCCTCGCCACGGGCGGGATCGGCAAGTCGTTCAAGACCACCTCCAACTCCTGGGAGTACACGGGCGACGGCCACGCGCTCGCCCTGCTCGCGGGGGCGTCGTTGCTCAACATGGAGTTCGTGCAGTTCCACCCGACCGGCATGGTCTGGCCGCCCTCCGTCAAGGGCATCCTCGTCACCGAGTCGGTGCGCGGTGACGGCGGGGTGCTGCGCAACTCCGAGGGCAAGCGGTTCATGTTCGACTACGTGCCCGACGTCTTCAAGGAGAAGTACGCCGAGTCGGAGGCGGAGGGCGACCGCTGGTACGAGGACCCGGACCACAACCGGCGCCCGCCCGAGCTGCTGCCGCGCGACGAGGTGGCGCGGGCGATCAACTCCGAGGTGAAGGCGGGCCGCGGCTCCCCGCACGGCGGGGTCTTCCTCGACGTGTCCACCAGGATGCCGGCCGAGAAGATCAGGCGGCGGCTCCCGTCGATGTACCACCAGTTCAAGGAGCTGGCGGACGTGGACATCACGGCGGAGCCGATGGAGGTCGGACCGACCTGCCACTACGTGATGGGCGGGATCGCGGTGGACTCCGACACCGCCGCCACCGTCGGGGTCCCCGGCCTGTTCGCGGCCGGGGAGGTCGCGGGCGGGATGCACGGCTCGAACCGGCTCGGCGGGAACTCCCTCTCCGACCTGCTGGTCTTCGGACGGCGGGCCGGGCTGCACGCGGCGCGGTACGCCACGTCCGCGCCGCGCCCGGCGGTCGCCCAGGCGGAGGTCGACGCGGCGGCGACGGAGGCGCTGGCACCGTTCCACGCCGCCGAGGGCGCGGAGAACCCGTACACGCTGCACCAGGAACTGCAGACGACCATGAACGACCTCGTCGGCATCATCCGGCGCGCGGGCGAGATGGCCGAGGCGCTGGAGAAGCTCGCGGCCCTGCGCGTCCGGGCCTCCCGGGCCGGGGTCGAGGGGCACCGGCAGTTCAACCCCGGCTGGCACCTCGCCCTGGACCTGCGGAACATGCTGCTGGTCAGCGAGTGCGTGGCCCGGGCGGCCCTGGAGCGCACGGAGAGCCGGGGCGGGCACACCCGGGAGGACTGCCCGTCGATGGAGCGGGGCTGGCGCCCGGTGAACCTGCTGTGCCGGCCGGTGGACCCGGTGCCGGCGGATCCGGCGGCCGACCGGATCGCGTTGGAACGCACCCGCACCGAGCCGATCCGCCCCGACCTGCTCGCGCTGTTCGAGAAGGAAGAGCTGGCCAAGTACCTCGCCGAAGAGGAGCTGTACGGATGA
- a CDS encoding ABC transporter family substrate-binding protein, protein MSQRRRRSLALLTSGVLALPLLTGCGAGDDEGGQAAAGQDIATTTRDKVADGGVLRWAVDSLPDTLNTFQADADATTNRIAGAVLPHLFVLDAKGRPVANPDYLEKAEVIEREPKQVVQYKLNQKAVWSDGREIGAADFVAQWRALNGKDSAYWTARNAGYDRIEKIEKGKTDLEVRVTFNKPYADWRSLFTPLYPKQVTGTPDAFNEGARGALKVTAGPFALGAIDKKTGTAALTRNARWWGRQAKLDSLVLTAVPRAERPAALAAGKLDLAEIDRAGADRIALARRDAAAKKGPGAGGAPAHGPGAALTPAQATLSWATAFGADEEKAAAETESREKHLASVKRYAQEQAALKAFTVRKSLEPAYTQLAMNGASGPLADERVRRAVARALDRQALAEVVLKPLGLPAKPVGSHLALAGQRAYADNSDALGGQDTQAAQALFADAGWRKGGKITEPVGAKAGPESEQQDDSKTPSGPGTGNDGLYIVGQDDGANGEPRPATAARPEAAAPAAQDEPSPVLAPAPFGAEQRASLLAQAARVARAARAEATDDGKGALARDEADPAKASPAPAPAKQPVRTSGNMLAKDGKALSLRFVLPAGPGSESLRTVGERIAGMLRTVGVNTETIKVADDSFFKDHIASGQYDLALYSWPATAYPATDARPIFAKPEPAADGSLLVEQNYTRVGTDHIDQLFDQAVGELDEEQSRELMRKADARIWAAAGSIPLFQRPELVAVKPGLANAGAFGLGAPRYQDIGWKKAPTAKDKKK, encoded by the coding sequence ATGTCCCAGAGAAGGCGCAGGTCCTTGGCGCTCCTGACCTCGGGAGTCCTCGCACTGCCGCTGCTCACGGGCTGCGGCGCGGGTGACGACGAGGGCGGCCAGGCCGCCGCAGGCCAGGACATCGCCACGACCACCCGCGACAAGGTCGCGGACGGAGGTGTGCTGCGCTGGGCGGTGGACAGCCTCCCGGACACCCTCAACACCTTCCAGGCCGACGCGGACGCCACCACCAACAGGATCGCCGGCGCCGTGCTGCCCCACCTGTTCGTACTGGACGCCAAGGGGCGGCCGGTGGCCAATCCGGACTACCTGGAGAAGGCCGAGGTCATCGAGCGGGAGCCCAAGCAGGTCGTCCAGTACAAGCTGAACCAGAAGGCGGTGTGGAGCGACGGGCGCGAGATCGGCGCCGCCGACTTCGTGGCGCAGTGGCGCGCCCTCAACGGCAAGGACTCGGCGTACTGGACGGCGCGCAACGCCGGCTACGACCGCATCGAGAAGATCGAGAAGGGCAAGACCGACCTGGAGGTCAGGGTCACCTTCAACAAGCCGTACGCCGACTGGCGCTCCCTGTTCACCCCGCTCTACCCCAAGCAGGTCACCGGTACCCCGGACGCCTTCAACGAGGGAGCCCGCGGCGCGCTGAAGGTCACCGCCGGACCCTTCGCGCTCGGCGCGATCGACAAGAAGACCGGTACCGCCGCGCTGACCCGCAACGCCCGCTGGTGGGGCCGGCAGGCCAAGCTGGACTCGCTGGTCCTGACGGCCGTCCCGCGGGCCGAGCGCCCGGCCGCGCTGGCCGCCGGGAAGCTCGACCTGGCGGAGATCGACCGGGCCGGGGCCGACCGGATCGCACTGGCCCGCCGGGACGCAGCCGCCAAGAAGGGTCCGGGCGCGGGCGGCGCACCGGCCCACGGCCCGGGGGCCGCGCTGACCCCGGCGCAGGCCACGCTCTCGTGGGCGACGGCCTTCGGGGCGGACGAGGAGAAGGCGGCGGCGGAGACGGAGAGCCGCGAGAAGCACCTCGCCTCGGTCAAGCGGTACGCGCAGGAGCAGGCGGCGCTGAAGGCCTTCACCGTACGGAAGTCCCTGGAGCCGGCCTACACCCAGCTCGCGATGAACGGGGCCTCCGGCCCGCTGGCGGACGAGCGGGTTCGCCGGGCGGTGGCCCGGGCCCTGGACCGCCAGGCCCTGGCCGAGGTCGTACTGAAGCCGCTCGGCCTGCCCGCGAAGCCGGTCGGCAGCCACCTGGCCCTGGCCGGGCAGCGGGCGTACGCCGACAACAGCGACGCGCTCGGCGGCCAGGACACCCAGGCCGCCCAGGCCCTGTTCGCGGACGCGGGCTGGCGCAAGGGCGGCAAGATCACCGAGCCCGTGGGCGCCAAGGCCGGCCCGGAGAGCGAGCAGCAGGACGACTCGAAGACCCCGTCGGGCCCGGGCACCGGCAACGACGGGCTCTACATCGTCGGCCAGGACGACGGGGCCAACGGCGAACCGCGGCCGGCGACCGCGGCCCGGCCGGAGGCCGCAGCCCCGGCGGCCCAGGACGAGCCCTCCCCGGTGCTCGCCCCGGCGCCCTTCGGAGCCGAGCAGAGGGCGTCCCTGCTCGCCCAGGCGGCCCGCGTCGCCCGGGCCGCCCGGGCGGAGGCCACCGACGACGGCAAGGGCGCCTTGGCCCGCGACGAGGCCGACCCCGCCAAGGCCTCCCCGGCCCCGGCCCCCGCCAAGCAGCCCGTCCGCACCTCCGGCAACATGCTCGCCAAGGACGGCAAGGCGCTCAGCCTGCGCTTCGTCCTCCCGGCGGGCCCCGGCTCGGAGTCCCTGCGTACGGTCGGCGAGCGGATCGCCGGGATGCTCCGCACGGTCGGCGTGAACACCGAGACGATCAAGGTGGCCGACGACAGCTTCTTCAAGGACCACATCGCCTCCGGCCAGTACGACCTGGCCCTGTACTCCTGGCCCGCGACGGCCTACCCGGCCACCGACGCCCGGCCCATCTTCGCCAAGCCGGAGCCGGCCGCGGACGGCTCGCTCCTCGTCGAACAGAACTACACGCGGGTCGGCACCGACCACATCGACCAGCTGTTCGACCAGGCGGTCGGCGAACTGGACGAGGAGCAGTCCCGTGAGCTGATGCGCAAGGCGGACGCCCGGATCTGGGCCGCGGCCGGCTCCATCCCCCTCTTCCAGCGCCCCGAGCTGGTGGCGGTCAAGCCGGGCCTCGCCAACGCCGGCGCCTTCGGCCTCGGCGCCCCCCGCTACCAGGACATCGGCTGGAAGAAGGCTCCGACCGCGAAGGACAAGAAGAAGTAG
- the typA gene encoding translational GTPase TypA yields the protein MPTRHDIRNVAIVAHVDHGKTTIVDAMLKQAGAFAAHQQLDDRMMDSNDLEREKGITILAKNTAVKYHPKDGGAPITINIIDTPGHADFGGEVERGLSMVDAVVLLVDASEGPLPQTRFVLRKALQANMPVILCINKTDRPDSRIDEVVNDTYDLFLDLDATEDQIEFPIVYACGRDGIASLTKPEDGTVPADSDSLEPFFSTILEHVPAPTFDDEAPLQAHVTNLDADNFLGRIALLRVEQGELRKGQTVAWIKRDGSISNVRITELMMTEALTRKPAEVAGPGDICAVAGIPDIMIGETLADPENPIALPLISVDEPAISMTIGTNTSPMVGRGGTGKGADAKSAVKDRKVTARQVKDRLDRELIGNVSLRVLDTERPDAWEVQGRGELALAILVEQMRREGFELTIGKPQVVTQEIDGKVHEPVERMTVDVPEEHMGAVTQLMGVRKGRMDNMSNHGSGWVRMEFVVPSRGLIGFRTEFLTNTRGTGIAHSIHEGHEPWFGQLVTRNNGSLVADRSGAVTPFAMINLQERGVLFTEPGTEVYEGMIVGENSRSDDMDVNITKEKKLTNMRAASADNTENVIPPRKLSLEQSLEFCRDDECVEVTPEAVRIRKVVLDQKERSRTASRAKSAK from the coding sequence GTGCCCACGCGCCACGACATCCGTAACGTCGCCATCGTCGCCCACGTCGACCATGGCAAGACGACCATCGTCGATGCCATGCTCAAGCAGGCCGGTGCCTTCGCCGCCCACCAGCAGCTCGACGACCGCATGATGGACTCGAACGACCTGGAGCGTGAGAAGGGCATCACGATCCTCGCCAAGAACACGGCGGTGAAGTATCACCCCAAGGACGGCGGGGCCCCGATCACGATCAACATCATCGACACCCCCGGCCACGCCGACTTCGGTGGTGAGGTCGAGCGCGGTCTGTCGATGGTGGACGCCGTCGTCCTGCTGGTGGACGCCTCCGAGGGTCCGCTGCCCCAGACCCGCTTCGTCCTGCGCAAGGCCCTGCAGGCGAACATGCCGGTCATCCTCTGCATCAACAAGACGGACCGCCCGGACTCCCGGATCGACGAGGTCGTCAACGACACCTACGACCTGTTCCTGGACCTGGACGCCACCGAGGACCAGATCGAGTTCCCGATCGTCTACGCCTGCGGCCGTGACGGCATCGCCTCGCTGACCAAGCCGGAGGACGGCACCGTCCCCGCGGACAGCGACAGCCTGGAGCCGTTCTTCTCCACGATCCTGGAGCACGTCCCGGCCCCGACGTTCGACGACGAGGCCCCGCTGCAGGCCCACGTCACCAACCTCGACGCCGACAACTTCCTCGGCCGCATCGCGCTGCTCCGCGTCGAGCAGGGCGAGCTGCGCAAGGGCCAGACGGTCGCGTGGATCAAGCGTGACGGCTCGATCTCCAACGTGCGCATCACCGAGCTGATGATGACCGAGGCGCTCACCCGCAAGCCGGCCGAGGTGGCGGGCCCGGGCGACATCTGCGCGGTCGCCGGTATCCCCGACATCATGATCGGTGAGACCCTGGCCGACCCGGAGAACCCGATCGCGCTCCCGCTGATCTCGGTCGACGAGCCGGCGATCTCCATGACCATCGGTACGAACACCTCCCCGATGGTCGGCCGCGGCGGCACCGGCAAGGGCGCGGACGCCAAGTCCGCGGTCAAGGACCGCAAGGTCACCGCCCGCCAGGTCAAGGACCGCCTCGACCGCGAGCTCATCGGTAACGTCTCGCTGCGCGTCCTGGACACCGAGCGTCCGGACGCCTGGGAGGTCCAGGGCCGCGGTGAGCTCGCGCTCGCCATCCTGGTCGAGCAGATGCGCCGCGAGGGCTTCGAGCTCACCATCGGCAAGCCGCAGGTCGTCACGCAGGAGATCGACGGCAAGGTGCACGAGCCGGTCGAGCGCATGACGGTCGACGTCCCCGAGGAGCACATGGGCGCGGTCACGCAGCTCATGGGCGTCCGCAAGGGCCGCATGGACAACATGTCGAACCACGGCTCCGGTTGGGTCCGCATGGAGTTCGTCGTCCCGTCGCGCGGTCTCATCGGCTTTCGTACGGAGTTCCTGACGAACACCCGCGGTACGGGCATCGCCCACTCGATCCACGAGGGCCACGAGCCGTGGTTCGGCCAGCTGGTGACCCGTAACAACGGTTCCCTGGTCGCCGACCGCTCCGGTGCGGTCACGCCGTTCGCGATGATCAACCTGCAGGAGCGCGGTGTCCTGTTCACCGAGCCCGGTACCGAGGTGTACGAGGGCATGATCGTCGGCGAGAACTCGCGCTCCGACGACATGGACGTGAACATCACCAAGGAGAAGAAGCTCACCAACATGCGTGCGGCTTCCGCGGACAACACGGAGAACGTGATCCCGCCGCGCAAGCTGTCGCTGGAGCAGTCCCTGGAGTTCTGCCGCGACGACGAGTGCGTCGAGGTGACCCCGGAGGCCGTCCGCATCCGCAAGGTCGTCCTGGACCAGAAGGAGCGCTCGCGCACCGCGTCGCGCGCCAAGTCCGCCAAGTAA
- a CDS encoding ABC transporter substrate-binding protein, with amino-acid sequence MRGAKSAKWVVGAVVVALAATACGGGDGDSKDKGSADGGVFRLGSTEPDTIDPGRAHESTGVLLANALFTGLYGNTPDGLAEPALAESATSDEGCTSWTFKIKPDTKFSNGEVVDAESFARGWARAAHKAAASDVAYHFAGIKGYEQLQDGSAKTFSGVTTPDPTTIKVDLSKADCEFVLKTAHNAYSPVPKVAKVGEEDKAFGEAPIGNGPFKMDGTWEHNKAINLVRNDDYSLQKASLAKVQVTLLNDKTAQQLEYDGFQAGTFDYAHIPTPMLKTAEAKYKPQNKWFAKDTNGMNFVLPIGDNGPTNNKDARLAISYAIDRQAIAKGVFQGYQTPSTTIVPPAFPKAYQKDLCTSCVKQDVAKAKEYAEKGGLKPGTEIKFSFNTGAGHEEWVQAIAKQLEDVLGLKVKLDGKDFPGMLKEQQSPGATGIYRFAWGADYPTPENFLFPLLHSASMNKDAEGNVAGDNRVRYNNPAFDKLIDTARATKDEAARTAMYKEAEKMAMDDMALIPTFNRSQFRLMATDKFNGLDDINFNEDPILEKISLKK; translated from the coding sequence ATGCGCGGTGCCAAGAGCGCCAAGTGGGTCGTGGGCGCGGTTGTCGTCGCCCTGGCCGCTACCGCCTGTGGCGGCGGTGACGGTGACAGCAAGGACAAGGGCAGCGCCGACGGTGGCGTGTTCCGGCTCGGTAGCACGGAGCCGGACACCATCGACCCGGGGCGTGCCCACGAGTCCACCGGCGTGCTGCTGGCCAACGCCCTGTTCACCGGCCTGTACGGCAACACGCCGGACGGCCTGGCCGAGCCCGCGCTCGCCGAGTCGGCGACGTCGGACGAGGGTTGCACCTCCTGGACCTTCAAGATCAAGCCCGACACCAAGTTCTCCAACGGCGAGGTCGTCGACGCCGAGTCGTTCGCCCGTGGTTGGGCCCGTGCCGCGCACAAGGCCGCCGCGTCCGACGTGGCGTACCACTTCGCCGGCATCAAGGGTTACGAGCAGCTGCAGGACGGCTCCGCCAAGACCTTCTCCGGTGTCACCACGCCGGACCCGACCACCATCAAGGTCGACCTGTCGAAGGCGGACTGCGAGTTCGTCCTGAAGACGGCGCACAACGCCTACAGCCCGGTCCCGAAGGTCGCCAAGGTCGGCGAAGAGGACAAGGCGTTCGGCGAGGCCCCCATCGGTAACGGTCCGTTCAAGATGGACGGTACGTGGGAGCACAACAAGGCGATCAACCTCGTCCGCAACGACGACTACTCGCTGCAGAAGGCCTCCCTCGCGAAGGTCCAGGTCACGCTGCTCAACGACAAGACCGCGCAGCAGCTCGAGTACGACGGCTTCCAGGCCGGCACGTTCGACTACGCGCACATCCCGACGCCGATGCTGAAGACGGCCGAGGCGAAGTACAAGCCGCAGAACAAGTGGTTCGCCAAGGACACCAACGGCATGAACTTCGTTCTGCCGATCGGTGACAACGGTCCGACCAACAACAAGGACGCCCGTCTGGCGATCTCCTACGCGATCGACCGTCAGGCCATCGCCAAGGGTGTCTTCCAGGGCTACCAGACCCCGTCGACGACCATCGTGCCGCCGGCGTTCCCGAAGGCGTACCAGAAGGACCTGTGCACCTCCTGCGTCAAGCAGGACGTCGCCAAGGCCAAGGAGTACGCCGAGAAGGGCGGCCTGAAGCCGGGTACCGAGATCAAGTTCAGCTTCAACACCGGTGCGGGCCACGAAGAGTGGGTCCAGGCCATCGCGAAGCAGCTTGAGGACGTCCTCGGCCTGAAGGTCAAGCTGGACGGCAAGGACTTCCCGGGCATGCTCAAGGAGCAGCAGAGCCCGGGCGCGACCGGCATCTACCGCTTCGCGTGGGGCGCGGACTACCCGACCCCGGAGAACTTCCTGTTCCCGCTGCTGCACTCGGCGTCGATGAACAAGGACGCCGAGGGCAACGTGGCCGGTGACAACCGCGTCCGCTACAACAACCCGGCGTTCGACAAGCTGATCGACACCGCTCGTGCCACCAAGGACGAGGCCGCTCGTACGGCGATGTACAAGGAAGCCGAGAAGATGGCCATGGACGACATGGCCCTCATCCCGACCTTCAACCGTTCCCAGTTCCGCCTGATGGCGACCGACAAGTTCAACGGTCTGGACGACATCAACTTCAACGAGGACCCGATCCTCGAGAAGATCTCGCTCAAGAAGTAA
- a CDS encoding ABC transporter permease, producing MGRYVARRLGQMVIVLIGATMVLFACLFVLPGDPVGSIAGSDKARDPAVVAELKARYGLDKSLPEQYVNYVAKVATGDLGEDFIQRREVSEILGPKLQNTAKLALLAIVLVTAFGMGVGIISALYRYSMLDMTTTFFTTMAVGFPTFVIGMLLKKYFAVELGWFPPMSGDQLDGMILPAVTLAITDIAFVARLTRGTMLEVLRADYVKTAVAKGLPRRRVLFKHVLRNSSIPVVTYLGISFGGLLGGALITEAIFNWDGVGLALVQAIQQQNNPIVVGVVTYSVAIFVVLSLIVDLLYAALDPRIRLS from the coding sequence ATGGGAAGGTACGTCGCCCGTCGCCTCGGGCAGATGGTCATAGTCCTCATCGGCGCGACCATGGTTCTGTTCGCGTGTCTGTTCGTTCTCCCCGGTGACCCCGTGGGTTCGATCGCGGGCAGCGACAAGGCACGCGACCCCGCAGTGGTCGCGGAACTGAAGGCGCGTTACGGGCTCGACAAGTCGCTGCCCGAGCAGTACGTGAACTACGTCGCGAAGGTCGCGACCGGAGACCTCGGTGAGGACTTCATCCAGCGGCGCGAGGTTTCCGAGATCCTCGGCCCGAAGCTGCAGAACACCGCGAAGCTGGCCCTGCTGGCCATCGTTCTCGTCACGGCGTTCGGCATGGGCGTGGGCATCATCTCCGCGCTCTACAGATACAGCATGCTGGACATGACCACGACGTTTTTCACGACCATGGCGGTCGGTTTCCCAACCTTCGTCATCGGCATGCTGCTCAAGAAGTACTTTGCCGTCGAACTCGGCTGGTTCCCCCCGATGAGCGGTGATCAGCTCGACGGCATGATCCTTCCCGCGGTCACCCTCGCCATCACCGACATCGCCTTCGTGGCCCGCCTCACCCGCGGCACGATGCTCGAGGTGCTGCGCGCGGACTACGTGAAGACGGCCGTGGCCAAGGGACTTCCGCGCCGGCGTGTGCTGTTCAAGCACGTGCTCCGCAACTCGTCCATTCCCGTGGTCACCTACCTGGGTATCTCGTTCGGCGGACTCCTCGGTGGTGCGCTCATCACCGAGGCGATCTTCAACTGGGACGGTGTCGGTCTGGCACTGGTTCAGGCGATTCAGCAGCAGAACAACCCGATCGTGGTCGGCGTCGTGACGTACAGCGTCGCCATCTTCGTCGTCCTCAGCCTCATCGTGGACCTGCTGTACGCGGCCCTCGACCCGCGTATCCGCCTCAGCTGA
- a CDS encoding ABC transporter permease, with protein MSELATSPAIGDENPVSSASAKAEPAPKQLTQWGEIRHRFVQNKLAVVGLVIITLLFLTAIFGDMLAPFDPGAQDLEKTLVAPNGTHWMGTDALGRDMFSRLIAGTRVAMFVGLASIFFAVLIGVILGAIAGYFPGFADTLVMRVADVFLAFPLMIGAIVIILVTGRGITPVIISLAIFSWATVARLLRSSILSVREMDYVHAAKALGASGWRIVRTHILPNSLTAVLVYATFNVGTTIVGVAALSFLGAGVPVDVPEWGNMLAAGQGFIGVNDYLWYFPSLFVVVTVLGFAFVGDGLRDALDPKLR; from the coding sequence ATGTCTGAGCTCGCAACGAGCCCGGCGATCGGGGACGAGAACCCCGTGTCGTCCGCTTCGGCCAAGGCCGAACCCGCACCCAAGCAACTGACCCAGTGGGGCGAGATCCGCCACCGCTTCGTTCAGAACAAGCTGGCCGTCGTCGGCCTCGTGATCATCACCCTGCTGTTCCTGACCGCCATCTTCGGGGACATGCTCGCCCCGTTCGACCCCGGTGCGCAGGACCTGGAGAAGACCCTGGTCGCGCCCAACGGCACCCACTGGATGGGCACCGACGCCCTGGGCCGCGACATGTTCTCGCGCCTCATAGCCGGTACCCGTGTGGCCATGTTCGTCGGCCTCGCCTCGATCTTCTTCGCGGTGCTGATCGGTGTCATCCTCGGCGCCATCGCCGGCTACTTCCCCGGCTTCGCCGACACCCTCGTCATGCGCGTCGCGGACGTCTTCCTCGCGTTCCCGCTGATGATCGGTGCCATCGTCATCATCCTGGTCACCGGTCGTGGCATCACCCCGGTGATCATCTCGCTCGCGATCTTCTCGTGGGCCACCGTGGCCAGGCTCCTGCGCAGCTCGATCCTGTCCGTGCGCGAGATGGACTACGTCCACGCGGCCAAGGCACTGGGCGCGAGCGGCTGGCGCATCGTGCGCACGCACATCCTGCCCAACTCGCTGACCGCCGTGCTCGTCTACGCGACCTTCAACGTCGGCACCACGATCGTCGGCGTCGCGGCGCTCTCCTTCCTCGGCGCCGGTGTTCCCGTCGACGTCCCGGAGTGGGGCAACATGCTGGCGGCCGGCCAGGGCTTCATCGGCGTCAACGACTACCTGTGGTACTTCCCCAGCCTCTTCGTCGTCGTCACCGTGCTCGGCTTCGCCTTCGTCGGCGACGGCCTGCGTGACGCACTCGACCCGAAGCTCCGGTAG
- a CDS encoding ABC transporter ATP-binding protein — protein MTTSEILSVAETGGGSAVPLLEVDNLQVEFKTRDGVAKAVNGVSYSVNAGETLAVLGESGSGKSVTAQAIMGILDSPPGRVSGGEVRFHGKDILKMSDEERRKLRGDKMAMIFQDALSSLNPVYSVGDQLGEMFRVHRGASKKEAKLKAIELMDRVKIPAAKARVGDYPHQFSGGMRQRIMIAMALALEPDLIIADEPTTALDVTVQAQVMDLLAELQREMNMGLILITHDLGVVADVADKIAVMYAGRIVETAPVHEIYKRPSHPYTRGLLDSIPRLDQKGQELYAIKGLPPNLLRIPSGCAFSPRCPKAQDICRTEIPVLHPVTEQDGTELPGRGSACHFWKDQIHG, from the coding sequence GTGACCACGTCGGAGATTCTCAGCGTTGCGGAGACGGGCGGCGGATCCGCCGTGCCGCTGCTGGAGGTGGACAACCTCCAGGTCGAGTTCAAGACCCGTGACGGGGTCGCCAAGGCCGTCAACGGCGTGAGCTACAGCGTCAACGCCGGCGAGACCCTCGCCGTGCTCGGCGAGTCCGGCTCCGGCAAGTCCGTCACCGCCCAGGCGATCATGGGCATCCTCGACAGCCCGCCCGGACGCGTGTCCGGCGGCGAGGTGCGCTTCCACGGCAAGGACATCCTCAAGATGTCCGACGAGGAGCGCCGTAAGCTCCGCGGCGACAAGATGGCGATGATCTTCCAGGACGCGCTGTCCTCGCTGAACCCCGTCTACTCGGTGGGCGACCAGCTCGGCGAGATGTTCCGGGTCCACCGCGGAGCTTCCAAGAAGGAAGCGAAGCTCAAGGCCATCGAGCTCATGGACCGCGTGAAGATCCCCGCCGCCAAGGCGCGCGTGGGTGACTACCCGCACCAGTTCTCCGGCGGTATGCGCCAGCGCATCATGATCGCCATGGCGCTGGCCCTGGAGCCGGACCTGATCATCGCCGACGAGCCGACCACGGCCCTCGACGTGACGGTCCAGGCGCAGGTCATGGACCTGCTCGCGGAGCTCCAGCGCGAGATGAACATGGGCCTGATCCTGATCACCCACGACCTCGGCGTCGTCGCCGACGTCGCGGACAAGATCGCGGTCATGTACGCGGGCCGGATCGTCGAGACCGCTCCGGTCCACGAGATCTACAAGCGACCTTCCCACCCGTACACCCGTGGCCTGCTGGACTCGATCCCGCGCCTGGACCAGAAGGGCCAGGAGCTCTACGCGATCAAGGGTCTGCCGCCCAACCTGCTCCGCATTCCCTCGGGTTGCGCCTTCAGCCCCCGCTGCCCCAAGGCGCAGGACATCTGCCGCACCGAGATCCCGGTGCTGCACCCGGTCACCGAGCAGGACGGCACCGAACTGCCCGGCCGCGGCAGCGCGTGCCACTTCTGGAAGGACCAGATCCATGGCTGA